The window TCCGTTTCCCGGAACGCCCGCCGGACGACGGGGGCCGGGACGAGGGGCGGGACTGACCACGGCGTGTGGGCGTGGGCGTGGCTCAGGACGTCGTCTCTGTGCGCTCGTAACGCAGCATGACCACGCCGTTGCCGAAGGCGTGGGTCTCGATGAGGCGGAGTCGGGAGAGGGCGTCGGTGTCGCGGAAGAGGGGGTTGCCGTGGCCGATGAGCACCGGGTGGACGTAGATCCGGTACTCGTCGATCAGGTCGTGCCGCCGGAACTCCGCCGCGAGGTCCGCCCCGCCGACCACGAGGTCCCCGCCCGGCTGTTCCTTGAGCGCCCTGATTACGTCGGGGGCGACCTCCCGTACGACGGTCGCGTTCCAGTCGGCCTTCTCCAGCGTCCGTGAGTAGACGATCTTCGGGATGTCACGCCAGATCGCGGCGAACTCGCGGTTGGTCTCGGAGCACTCGGGGTCCTGGTCGGCGGTCGGCCAGTAGGCCGCCATCAACTCGTGTGTGACTCGGCCGGTCAGGAGGCCGCCGAGTTCGCCCACGAATTCGTTGAAGTGCCGGAGCAGTTCGTCGTCGACCACGTGCCAGTCGATCTCGCGGTTCGGTCCCTCGAAGAACCCGTCGAGGGAGACGCCAATACTCAGAACGATCTTTCGCACCACGGACCTCGCGGGGGTGGGTTGGTCGTGTCTGCCTTCTGTCCGTCGGATGGTGTCAGACGGGGGTGGTGTCCGCAGGTACGTGAGGTCTGTTTTCTTCGCCCCCGCCGCCCCTACCCATTCCCGTCCCTTTCCGGGGCTCCGCCCCAGACCCCGGCGGGAGCGTTTTCGGGTGCGGGTTCGTTGTGGCTGGTCGCGCAGTTCCCCGCGCCCCTAGGTACCTCGGCCCCCAGGTACCTGGGGGCGCGGGGAACTGCGCAGTCTTTTGGTCTTTGGGGGTTCGGGGGCGGAGCCCCTGAGTCAGGGACGGGAATGGGTAGGGGCGGCGGGGGGCGAGGGAAAAGCAGGTCAGCCCATGTGGGCCGCAGCCGTGCCCTCGGCGTGTTGTTGGCGGCCCGCGTTGACCGCGAAGGCCGTGACGACGAGGCCCGCCAGGAACATCCCCGCGGCGGCGACGAACGCCATCGCGTAGCCATGGGTAAGCGCCTCACCGGCCCGGGCCACCAGCCCGAAGTCCTTCACGGCCAGCCCCCGATACAGGGACGCGGCAGCGTCGGGCAGCTTCCCGTCGGCAGCCGACGTCGAGATCGTGGACAGCACCGCAAGCCCCAACGCCCCACCGACCTGCTGCGCGGTGTTCAGCAGCGCGGAAGCGACCCCGGTGTCCAGATGGTCGACCCCGCTCACCGCCCCGAGCGTCATCGGCACGAAACTCATGCCGAGACCGAGCGCGGTGACGAACATCGCCGGCATCAGATGCGCCGCGTACGACGAGTCCGCCTCCAGTGTCGCGAACCACCCCATGCCCGCCGCGGCGACCAGCAGCCCGGGCCCGGCGATCAGCCGCGGGGCGAAGTGCGTGACCAGCTTGGAGCTGACCCCGGCCGCGGCGGCCATGCCGAAGCTGAACGGCAGATACGCGAAGCCGGTCTTCACGGGGCTGTAGCCCAGGATGAGCTGCATGTAGAGGGTCAGGAAGTAGAACGTGGCGAACATGCCCGCACCGATGAACAGCATGGTGGCGTACGAGCCGGTGCGGTTGCGGTCGCGGAACAGCCGCAGCGGCATCATCGGGTGCGAGCTGCGGGCCTGGACGACGAGGAAGACCGTCAGCAGGACGACGGCCGCGGCGAAGGACGCGAGGGTCGGGCCGTTCGTCCAGCCGTGTTCGCCGCCGCGGGTGATGCCGTAGACGAGGGCGATCAGACCACCGGTGCCGGTGATGGCGCCGGGCACGTCGAGGCGGCCGGGGTGGCGTTCGGCCTCGACGAGCGTGCGGGTGCCGGCCAGGACGGCCAGGCCGATGGGGATGTTGACGAAGAACACCCAGCGCCAGTCCAGCAGGTCGGTGAGCGTGCCGCCGAGCAGGAGACCGACGGTGGCGCCGACGCCGCCCATGGCCGCGTACACGCCCATCGCGGTGTTGCGGGGCCTGCCCACCGGGAACGTGGTGGTGATCAGGGCCAGCGCGCTGGGCGCGGCGAGCGCGGCGCCGACGCCCTGCAGGATGCGGGCGCCGATCAGCAGGCCCTCGTTCGGGGCCAGTCCGCCCAGCAGGGAGGCCAGGGTGAAGACGATGATGCCGACCTGGAACATGCGCCGGCGGCCGAAGAGGTCGCCCGCCTTGCCGCCGAGCAGGAGCAGTCCACCGAAGGCCAGCGCGTACGAGTTGACGATCCAGGCGAGGTTCGCGTCGGAGACGCCGAGGTCGGTCTGGATGGCGGGCAGGGCGATGTTCGTGATGGTGGCGTCGAGTACGACCATCAGCTGGGCCGCCGCGATGACGACCAGGGCGAGGCCGAGGTGGCGGCCTCGGGGTGGGGTGCCGGAGCCGGAGCCGGAGCCGGTTTCCGGGCGCGCGGAAGTGGTGACAGCTGTGCTGTCCGCAGACATGGAGGAACTCCAAAGGGATGGGCTGAGAACCGAAGCGAAAAGGGCGCGCTGGGTCGACGGTGAACGAGAACACCCGCGATGCAATCCGAGCGGGGCTGCCGTCTGCGGCACGCCTGCCTGACTCGGGACGAAGCCCAAACGTAGCAGTCGATTTTCGCCGGGAAGGGCGAGAATCCGCATTCTCAAAATGTGGTTCTTCTCGCCCTTGACGGGCGATCCGAATTGTGGGCACTGGGGAAAACGAATTCCGCCCTCAGTGCCCACACTTCGAGCCTTTCTGTCAAATGCGGACAGGCTTCGGCGCGGTGTCGTCCCTGGCCGGAAGGGGTGGGCGTTTCTCCGGCGGGAAACTCCGCCCGCCCCTTCCGTGATTCACGAACCCCTTTGCCGTGTACCCCGTTGTCAGGGGGCCGGATCGGCCGGGGCCGGGCGGCACACCGTCGGCTCGTCGAAGATCTCGGCGAGGTCGCAGGCCAGATCGTCGTCCCAGTCGGCGGCATCGGCGCCGGTCCAGTCCTCCACGGCGGTGACCCCCTGCTCCTTGTTCTCCAAAGGCGCCACCTGCGCCGCCTGCGTCATCTGTGCCATCTGTTCCACGGACGGTTTCGGCGGGGCCTGGAGCCAGCTGTCGAGGGGGCGTTCCGTGTAGCTCTCGACGCAGGCGACGATCGCCTCGCGGAGAGTGCCGGTGTCGGTGAGCCCGGCGAGCGAGGACCAGTCGGCGGCACACGGGTCGGGGGCGGGCTCGGGCGCGGCCGTCGCGGGCGTGGCCGTCAGGGCCAGACAGCCCGCCGCCAGAAGAGGTATGAGGCATCGGGAGAGCGTGCGCATGGGGACTCCAGAGTGAGTGAGGACACGAGCGGGACGAGCTGCCTGGTTCCGGCAACTGCTCCCGGCACCTCCTCCCAGCAACTTCCGAGAGCCGCGCCACCGCAATCCGTACGCGGCCGAACAGGTGCCCACACTGACCCGGACGTGGTGTTCTGGCCGCTTCCGCCCAGGTCCGCCCCACCCTCGACCCCCTCGTACGACGGGCGTGTGGACCCCTGCCCGACGGATTTCCCCTACATCACCCCGGTCTCTCCACAGGTTTCTGTTGCGATCTCGTTAGCAGTTACTCCTTGACGCACCGGGAACCCCCACGTTGGCTTTTGTCACCTGGGCCCGCACGGTTGCGCCCTCGTCCGGAAGGCACCCGAAAGTGAACAGCGCCATACGTCGTACCGCCGTAGCCGTCTCGGCTTCCACGATGACCCTCATGCTCGCCGCATGCGGAGCACTGGACGGGAGCAGTGACGGCGGCGAAGCGAGCCCGACCAAGGGCGACGACATCACTGTGGGGCTGCTGCTGCCGGAGAAGTCGAACTCGCGCTACGAGAAGTTCGACTACCCGATCATCAAGGAGAAGGTCTCCACGCTGACCGACGGCAAGGGGAAGGTCGTCTACGCGAACGCCGAGCAGGACGCGGCAGAGCAGAACAAGCAGCTCGCGAAGATGGTGGAGGACAAGGTCGACGTGCTCCTCGTGGACGCGGTCGACTCCAAGGCCATCGCCTCCGGGGTGAAGCAGGCCAAGGAGGCGGGGATTCCCGTCATCGCGTACGACAGGCTGGCCGAGGGGCCGATCGACGCGTACATCTCGTTCGACAACGAGGCGGTCGGGCAGGTGCAGGGCCGGGCCCTCGCCGACGAGCTCAACGGCGGCAGGTCGCAGAAGATCGTCATGATGAACGGCGCGGTGACGGACCCGAACGCCGCCCAGTTCAAGGACGGCGCCCTCGGTGAGCTCAGCGGCAAGGTGACCATCGCCAAGTCGTACGACACCAAGGACTGGAAGCCGGCCAACGCCCGGGCCAACATGATGGCGGCGATCTCCGCCATCGGCGCCGACAACATCGCCGGGGTGTACTCCGCCAACGACGGCATGGCCGGCGGCATCATCTCCGCGCTGAAGGCGGCCGGGGTCACCGACCTGCCGCCGATCACCGGCCAGGACGCCGAGCTGGACGCGGTGCAGCGCGTCGTCATCGGCGACCAGTTCATGAGCGTCTACAAGCCGTACCCGCAGGAGGCCGAGACGGCCGCCGAGATGGCCGTGGCCGTCGTCCGCGGATTCGGCATCGAGTTCGACTCCCTGACCCCCGACAAGGTCACCAGCCCCACGAAGAAGAACATCCCGTCCAACCTGCTCCAGGTCTCCGCCCTGACCAAGGACACCATCAAGACGACGGTCCTCCAGGACGGCATCTACACGGCCGACCAGATCTGCACGGCCAAGTACAAGACGGCCTGCGACTCCCTCGGCATCAAGTAACACCTCGCCCGATTCTGAATCCGGTCCGAAGCCGAATCCGTTCGGGGTCGACGCGCGTAACCGGGATGGTTCAGGGGTTTTCCCACATCTGTGGAAAACCCCTGAACCATCCCGGCTCACGGACCCGGGAGTTCACGCCACGCGGGTGAACTCCACCGTCACCTCGGGCGGGCCCCCGGCCACTCCCCGGTAGATGCCCTTGTGCGGGGTGACGTCGTCGTAGTCGCGGCCCCGGCCCACGACGACGTGGGACTCGTCGGCACGGGTGCGGTTGGTGGGGTCGTGGCCGGTCCAGTCGCCGGCCCAGTACTCGATCCAGGCGTGGCTCTGGCCGGCGACGGGGCGGTGCAGTTCCGCGTCCCGCTCGGGGTGCAGATAGCCGGACACATAGCGGGTCGGCAGGCCCAGTGCCCGCAGGAGCCCGGCCGTCAGATGGGCTATGTCCTGGCAGACGCCCGCGCCCTGGTCCCAGGCCTCGGCCGCGCTGGTGTTCACGCCGGTGGAGCCCGGGATGTACGAGACCCGGTCGGCCACCAGGTCCGAGACCGCGACCGCCGTCTCGTGCGGGTCCAGTCCCGCGGCCGCCGCGCGGGCCCGCTCGACCAGCTCCTCGGGGACGGCCGTACGGGAGGTCTGGACCGCGTGTTCCAGCAGGCGGGAGTTCGCCACCCGCCGGGCCACCTCCGCCCAGGCCGGGGCCGGTGGCAGGTCGGCCGGCGGTGACGTCTCCACCAGGCTCACCGCCGTGATCGTCAGATCCTCGTGCGGCTCCATCAGGTCGAAGCCGGTGACCTGGGTGCCCCAGTAGTCCCAGTACGACCAGGTCGGTGTGGACGGGCTGACCAGGACGCGGGCGTCCAGCGTCGTCTGGCCCGGCAGCGTCAGCGGGGTCATACGGACCTCGTTGTGGGAGCGGACCGCGGCCTGCGCGTACGAGACGCGGGTGATGTGCCGGATGCGCAGCCGCCGGGTCATCGGCGCGCTCCCGTTCCCGTTCCCGCTCGTGTTGCCGTTCCCGTTCCTGTTCGCGCCCGTGTTCGCGTTGGCGTCGGCGTTCATGCTCACGCTCCTTCCTGGGCCCACTCGACGGGCCCCTGGTACGGGAAGAACCTCTCCGCGACCGCCTCGGCGGAGGCCATGCAGGACGTCTGCAACTCCCGCAGGAGGGAGGGGAGCACGTCCTCCAGGGCCGTCGAGTCCAGGTATTCGAGGCGGGTGCGCATCCTGCCGATCGGGCGCCGCGCCGGGTCCTGGCGCGGGCGGCCGAGCGCCGCCAGGCACTCCTCCGCCGTGGTCAGCGCGTGCAGCACCGAACGAGGGAACTCCCGGTCCATGATGAGGAATTCGGCCACCCGGGCCGTGTCCCCGAAACCGCCGTACACCCGCGCGTACGCCTCGTCCGCCCCGCTCGCGCTGAGCAGCGTCGGCCAGTCGGGCGCGTGCGCCGCGTCCAGCACCCGTACGGACAGCAGCCGTACGGTCATGTCCACCCGCTCCAGGCTCCTGCCGAGCACCACGAAACGCCAGCTGTCGTCCCGGCTCATCGTCGAGTCGGCGAGCCCGAAGAAGAGCGCGGCCCGTCGGCGCACCAGCTCCAGATAGGCGTACGGGCCGGTGCGGCGGGCCGCCAGACGCTGGTCGGCGAGGGCGTGCCAGGTGGAGTTGAGGCACTCCCACATCTCGGAGGACACCGCCTCGCGGGCGCTGCGCGCGTTCAGCCGGGCGGCGCCCAGCGCACCCTCGATGGAGCAGGTCGAGCGGGCGTCGAAGGCCAGCTGGTCCAGGACCTGTTGCATGTCGACGGCGTCGGTGCCCGCGTCGACGCCGAGGATCGCGTACAGCGAGCGGCACGCCATGTCCTCGTCCCGCCAGGGGTCTTCGAGGAGCCGGTGCAGATAGGCGTCGAGGATGCGGCCGGTGGCGTCGGCCCGTTCGACATAGCGGCCCGTCCAGGTCAGTGCCTCGGCGATGCGGGAGAGGATCACGTCGTTCACGGCCGTACCTCCTGCTCCTTGAGCGGCTTCAGCTCCTTGAGCTGCATGTGCGGGCACTCCGTGCGTGGGCGTCACTGCTGCTGCGCCCCTTCCTGTGCGACGGGGCGCTCGCCGTCGGGGCCGAGCTGGCGCGGGGCGACCTCGGGGAGGGGGCCGGTCGGCTCCGCCGCGGGCCCCTCCGCAGGGCCCTCCGCGAGCACCCAGGTGTCCTTGGAGCCGCCGCCCTGGCTGGAGTTGACGATGAGGTTGCCCTCCTGGAGCGCGACCCGGGTGAGGCCGCCGGGCAGCACCCACACATCGCTGCCGTCGTTCACGGCGAACGGCCGGAGATCGATGTGGCGCGGGGCCATCCGCTCGCCCGCGAGGGTGGGGGAGGTGGACAGGGCCACCGGCCGCTGGGCGATCCACCCCCGGGGATCGGCGACGACCTCTTTGCGTACGCGATCGATTGTCTGCCGGTCCGCGTGCGGTCCGATCACGATGCCCTGCCCGCCGGCCCCGTCGACCGGTTTGACGACGAGCTGGTCCAGCTGGTCGAGCACCGCCTCCAACTGTCCCGGCTCGTCTGGGCGGAACGACTCGACATTGGGGAGGACCGGTTCCTCGGCGAGGTAGTACCGGATGAGATCGGGAACGTACGTGTAGAGGAGCTTGTCGTCCGCTATGCCGTTGCCCACCGCGTTCGCGAGTGTGACGTTCCCGGCCTGGGCGGCGTTCATGATGCCGGGGCAGCCGATCACCGAGTCGGGCCGGAAGTGCAGCGGGTCGAGGAAGTCGTCGTCGAGCCGCCGGTATACGACATGGACGGGCATCTCGCCGCGCGTGGTCCGCATCCACACCCGGTTCCCGCGGCAGACCAGATCGTGGCCCTCCACCAGCTGCACGCCCATCAGCCGTGCCAGCAGGGCGTGTTCGAAGTAGGCGGCGTTGCTGGGACCGGGGGTGAGCACGACCACGCGCGGGTCGCCGACCCCGTCGGGCGCCGCCGCGCGCAGTGCCGCGAGCAGCCGCTGCCCGTACCCGTCGACCGGCAGCACATGCTGCTCGGCGAAGAGCGAGGGGAAGATCCGGGTCATCGCCCGCCGGTTCTCGATGACGTACGAGACCCCGGACGGCACCCGGACGTTGTCCTCCAGAACGCGGAAGTCGCCCGCCTCGTCCCGTACGAGATCGATGCCGGCGACGTGGATGCGTACCCCTCCCGGGGGCTCCACGCCGTGCGCGGCCCGGTGGAAATGGGGGGAGTTG is drawn from Streptomyces liliifuscus and contains these coding sequences:
- a CDS encoding transglutaminase family protein is translated as MTRRLRIRHITRVSYAQAAVRSHNEVRMTPLTLPGQTTLDARVLVSPSTPTWSYWDYWGTQVTGFDLMEPHEDLTITAVSLVETSPPADLPPAPAWAEVARRVANSRLLEHAVQTSRTAVPEELVERARAAAAGLDPHETAVAVSDLVADRVSYIPGSTGVNTSAAEAWDQGAGVCQDIAHLTAGLLRALGLPTRYVSGYLHPERDAELHRPVAGQSHAWIEYWAGDWTGHDPTNRTRADESHVVVGRGRDYDDVTPHKGIYRGVAGGPPEVTVEFTRVA
- a CDS encoding circularly permuted type 2 ATP-grasp protein, producing the protein MADIFDAYALADAWDEMFERPGEVRTAYEPVLAALQPMEPAELRFRADQMARSFTDRGVTYAFAGEERPWPLDLVPRVLDALEWDLIQRGVSQRVRALEAYLADAYGPCRAFEDGVVPWRLLLNSPHFHRAAHGVEPPGGVRIHVAGIDLVRDEAGDFRVLEDNVRVPSGVSYVIENRRAMTRIFPSLFAEQHVLPVDGYGQRLLAALRAAAPDGVGDPRVVVLTPGPSNAAYFEHALLARLMGVQLVEGHDLVCRGNRVWMRTTRGEMPVHVVYRRLDDDFLDPLHFRPDSVIGCPGIMNAAQAGNVTLANAVGNGIADDKLLYTYVPDLIRYYLAEEPVLPNVESFRPDEPGQLEAVLDQLDQLVVKPVDGAGGQGIVIGPHADRQTIDRVRKEVVADPRGWIAQRPVALSTSPTLAGERMAPRHIDLRPFAVNDGSDVWVLPGGLTRVALQEGNLIVNSSQGGGSKDTWVLAEGPAEGPAAEPTGPLPEVAPRQLGPDGERPVAQEGAQQQ
- a CDS encoding alpha-E domain-containing protein, which encodes MNDVILSRIAEALTWTGRYVERADATGRILDAYLHRLLEDPWRDEDMACRSLYAILGVDAGTDAVDMQQVLDQLAFDARSTCSIEGALGAARLNARSAREAVSSEMWECLNSTWHALADQRLAARRTGPYAYLELVRRRAALFFGLADSTMSRDDSWRFVVLGRSLERVDMTVRLLSVRVLDAAHAPDWPTLLSASGADEAYARVYGGFGDTARVAEFLIMDREFPRSVLHALTTAEECLAALGRPRQDPARRPIGRMRTRLEYLDSTALEDVLPSLLRELQTSCMASAEAVAERFFPYQGPVEWAQEGA
- a CDS encoding MFS transporter, which produces MSADSTAVTTSARPETGSGSGSGTPPRGRHLGLALVVIAAAQLMVVLDATITNIALPAIQTDLGVSDANLAWIVNSYALAFGGLLLLGGKAGDLFGRRRMFQVGIIVFTLASLLGGLAPNEGLLIGARILQGVGAALAAPSALALITTTFPVGRPRNTAMGVYAAMGGVGATVGLLLGGTLTDLLDWRWVFFVNIPIGLAVLAGTRTLVEAERHPGRLDVPGAITGTGGLIALVYGITRGGEHGWTNGPTLASFAAAVVLLTVFLVVQARSSHPMMPLRLFRDRNRTGSYATMLFIGAGMFATFYFLTLYMQLILGYSPVKTGFAYLPFSFGMAAAAGVSSKLVTHFAPRLIAGPGLLVAAAGMGWFATLEADSSYAAHLMPAMFVTALGLGMSFVPMTLGAVSGVDHLDTGVASALLNTAQQVGGALGLAVLSTISTSAADGKLPDAAASLYRGLAVKDFGLVARAGEALTHGYAMAFVAAAGMFLAGLVVTAFAVNAGRQQHAEGTAAAHMG
- a CDS encoding sugar ABC transporter substrate-binding protein produces the protein MTLMLAACGALDGSSDGGEASPTKGDDITVGLLLPEKSNSRYEKFDYPIIKEKVSTLTDGKGKVVYANAEQDAAEQNKQLAKMVEDKVDVLLVDAVDSKAIASGVKQAKEAGIPVIAYDRLAEGPIDAYISFDNEAVGQVQGRALADELNGGRSQKIVMMNGAVTDPNAAQFKDGALGELSGKVTIAKSYDTKDWKPANARANMMAAISAIGADNIAGVYSANDGMAGGIISALKAAGVTDLPPITGQDAELDAVQRVVIGDQFMSVYKPYPQEAETAAEMAVAVVRGFGIEFDSLTPDKVTSPTKKNIPSNLLQVSALTKDTIKTTVLQDGIYTADQICTAKYKTACDSLGIK
- a CDS encoding dihydrofolate reductase family protein — encoded protein: MRKIVLSIGVSLDGFFEGPNREIDWHVVDDELLRHFNEFVGELGGLLTGRVTHELMAAYWPTADQDPECSETNREFAAIWRDIPKIVYSRTLEKADWNATVVREVAPDVIRALKEQPGGDLVVGGADLAAEFRRHDLIDEYRIYVHPVLIGHGNPLFRDTDALSRLRLIETHAFGNGVVMLRYERTETTS